The following proteins are encoded in a genomic region of Acetobacter oryzoeni:
- the kdsA gene encoding 3-deoxy-8-phosphooctulonate synthase → MTQALGSDFQLGSLYIGNDQPFVLIAGPCQIESAAHAMETATALKEICQKTGIGLIYKSSFDKANRTSISSARGIGMAEGLDILANVRNTLDIPVLTDVHAPEQCAPVAEAVDVLQIPAFLCRQTDLLLAAGKTGAAVNVKKGQFLAPWDMKHVAAKIASTGNNRIMLCERGTSFGYNTLVNDMRGLPIMAQTGCPVVFDATHSVQQPGGLGGASGGQREFAPVLSRAALAIGVASLFIETHENPDQAPSDGPNMLPLKSLPALLEQFKQIDALIKG, encoded by the coding sequence ATGACGCAGGCATTGGGTTCAGATTTCCAGCTTGGGTCTTTGTACATCGGGAACGATCAGCCTTTTGTGCTGATCGCCGGGCCGTGCCAGATTGAATCTGCGGCTCATGCCATGGAAACAGCCACAGCGCTGAAGGAAATCTGCCAGAAGACTGGTATCGGGCTGATCTATAAAAGTTCGTTCGATAAAGCCAACCGCACTAGCATTTCTAGCGCACGTGGCATTGGCATGGCAGAAGGGCTGGATATTCTGGCAAATGTGCGCAACACGCTGGATATTCCGGTGCTGACAGACGTGCACGCGCCAGAACAGTGCGCCCCTGTGGCTGAAGCTGTAGATGTGCTGCAAATTCCTGCTTTTCTGTGCCGCCAGACGGATTTGCTGTTAGCTGCTGGTAAAACTGGTGCTGCGGTCAATGTGAAAAAAGGCCAGTTTCTTGCTCCGTGGGATATGAAGCACGTGGCGGCCAAAATTGCCTCCACCGGTAATAATCGCATCATGCTGTGCGAACGCGGCACCAGCTTTGGCTATAATACGCTGGTAAACGATATGCGCGGCCTGCCCATTATGGCTCAAACCGGTTGCCCAGTTGTGTTTGATGCCACGCATTCTGTGCAGCAGCCCGGTGGTTTGGGTGGCGCATCTGGCGGCCAGCGAGAGTTTGCCCCTGTGCTCTCTCGTGCAGCTTTGGCAATTGGTGTGGCATCTCTGTTTATTGAAACGCATGAGAACCCGGACCAAGCACCGAGCGATGGCCCCAACATGCTGCCACTTAAAAGCCTGCCTGCCTTGCTGGAGCAGTTTAAACAGATTGATGCTCTCATTAAGGGGTAA
- the gyrB gene encoding DNA topoisomerase (ATP-hydrolyzing) subunit B, translating into MTDLSQPTPSAVSEEYDAASISVLKGLDAVRKRPGMYIGDTDDGSGLHHMAFEIIDNAVDEAQAGFASRCVVTFNADGSVSVRDNGRGIPTDMHAEEGISAAEVVLTRLHAGGKFNQNSYKVSGGLHGVGAAVVNALSEWMEVRIWRNGQEHFIRFQHGERDAPLEVVGPSSEPSGTEVTFKPSSETFPKTDFDFTILERRLRELAFLNSGLEIVLRDARVTPVREEKFFYEGGLEAFVNWLDRSRTSLFAPPITGSLENPDNGIKVEFALTWNDSFHETMLCFTNNIPQRDGGAHLAGFRQALTRVVGKYAESIAKKDALSLQGEDMREGLTAVLSVKVPDPKFSSQTKDKLVSSEVQPVVHAAAADIISHWFETHPKEAKIVISKVLDAASAREAARKARELTRRKGVLDVSSLPGKLADCQARDPAKAELFIVEGDSAGGTAKQGRDRRFQAILPLKGKILNVERARFDRMLGSAEIGTLITALGTGIGRGEPEQGGFSIEKLRYHRIVIMTDADVDGSHIRTLLLTFFFRQMPELIERGYLYIAQPPLYRAKRGNEETYLKDDAALEQYLLNKALSNASFVYTDKRVVSGEELAADLPFIRQAAQAINRLSNRIPSWIIEQVALAGALTTDVEQLQQRMPALQQRLDAASAENEKSWKAVASTDGVELARNVRGVGEVYRIDPTMLASNDARWLTMQANRLQKDFAEGVALKNDTTEHQLSGPADLYARLLAQGRRGLTINRFKGLGEMNDAQLWETTLDPAMRTLLQVRVGDVEEAGDVFTTLMGDIVEPRRDFIVGNALKVANLDV; encoded by the coding sequence ATGACCGACCTCTCTCAGCCCACGCCATCTGCCGTTTCCGAAGAGTATGATGCCGCGTCGATCTCTGTGCTGAAGGGGCTGGATGCTGTCCGTAAACGGCCCGGCATGTATATTGGTGATACGGATGATGGTTCCGGCCTGCACCACATGGCGTTTGAAATTATTGATAACGCGGTGGATGAGGCTCAGGCTGGTTTTGCATCTCGCTGCGTTGTCACTTTCAATGCAGATGGCAGTGTGAGCGTGCGTGATAACGGGCGCGGCATTCCTACGGATATGCATGCTGAAGAAGGCATTAGCGCTGCTGAAGTGGTGCTGACCCGCCTGCATGCTGGTGGCAAATTCAACCAGAACTCCTACAAGGTTTCTGGCGGTTTGCACGGCGTGGGTGCCGCTGTGGTGAATGCGCTGTCCGAATGGATGGAAGTACGCATCTGGCGCAACGGGCAGGAACATTTCATTCGCTTCCAGCACGGTGAGCGTGATGCCCCGCTGGAAGTGGTTGGCCCTTCTTCCGAACCCTCTGGCACGGAAGTCACTTTCAAACCCAGCAGTGAAACATTCCCCAAAACGGATTTTGATTTCACCATTCTGGAGCGCCGCCTGCGTGAACTGGCCTTCCTGAACTCCGGGCTAGAAATTGTGCTGCGTGATGCACGCGTTACCCCCGTGCGGGAAGAAAAATTCTTTTACGAAGGCGGGCTGGAAGCTTTTGTAAACTGGCTGGATCGGTCTCGTACCTCGCTGTTTGCCCCGCCCATTACCGGCAGCCTAGAAAACCCGGATAACGGCATTAAGGTAGAGTTTGCTCTGACATGGAACGATAGCTTCCATGAAACCATGCTGTGCTTCACCAACAACATTCCGCAACGCGATGGTGGGGCCCATCTGGCAGGTTTCCGTCAGGCGCTTACCCGTGTTGTTGGTAAATATGCAGAAAGCATTGCCAAAAAAGATGCGCTCTCCCTGCAGGGGGAAGATATGCGTGAAGGGCTGACGGCTGTTCTGTCCGTTAAAGTTCCAGACCCCAAGTTCTCATCCCAGACCAAGGACAAGCTGGTTTCTTCCGAAGTGCAGCCCGTTGTGCATGCCGCAGCAGCCGACATTATCAGCCACTGGTTTGAAACCCACCCCAAAGAAGCAAAAATTGTTATCTCCAAGGTGCTGGATGCTGCCTCTGCGCGTGAAGCCGCCCGTAAGGCGCGGGAGCTAACACGCCGCAAGGGTGTACTGGATGTTTCCTCGCTTCCCGGTAAGCTGGCAGACTGTCAGGCGCGTGACCCCGCCAAAGCTGAACTGTTTATTGTGGAGGGTGATTCCGCAGGCGGTACCGCCAAGCAGGGACGTGACAGACGCTTTCAGGCCATTCTGCCGCTTAAGGGTAAGATCCTGAACGTAGAACGTGCACGGTTTGACCGTATGCTGGGTTCTGCCGAAATTGGCACGCTTATTACCGCATTGGGCACAGGCATTGGCCGTGGTGAGCCAGAGCAGGGTGGTTTTTCTATTGAGAAGCTCCGCTACCACCGCATTGTCATCATGACTGACGCTGACGTGGACGGCTCTCATATCCGCACACTGTTGCTGACTTTCTTCTTCCGCCAGATGCCGGAACTGATCGAACGCGGTTACCTCTATATCGCCCAGCCGCCTCTTTACCGCGCCAAACGCGGGAATGAAGAAACTTATCTGAAAGACGATGCAGCACTTGAGCAGTATCTGCTCAACAAGGCCCTGAGCAACGCCAGCTTTGTTTACACGGATAAACGCGTTGTAAGTGGTGAAGAACTGGCAGCAGACCTTCCGTTCATCCGGCAGGCGGCGCAGGCCATCAACCGCCTTTCCAACCGTATTCCTTCCTGGATTATTGAGCAGGTAGCCTTGGCTGGCGCGCTGACAACGGATGTAGAGCAGCTCCAGCAGCGGATGCCCGCACTGCAGCAGCGCCTTGATGCGGCATCTGCTGAAAATGAAAAAAGCTGGAAAGCCGTTGCCAGCACCGATGGTGTGGAACTGGCCCGCAATGTGCGTGGAGTAGGGGAAGTGTACCGCATTGACCCAACCATGTTGGCCAGTAACGACGCCCGCTGGCTGACCATGCAGGCAAACCGCCTGCAAAAAGACTTTGCAGAGGGCGTGGCGTTGAAAAACGATACCACCGAGCACCAGCTGAGCGGTCCGGCTGATCTTTACGCCCGTCTTCTGGCTCAGGGCCGCCGTGGGCTGACCATCAACCGCTTTAAAGGTCTGGGCGAAATGAATGATGCCCAGCTTTGGGAAACCACGCTGGATCCGGCCATGCGCACACTGCTGCAGGTACGTGTAGGTGATGTGGAAGAAGCAGGCGATGTTTTCACCACCCTGATGGGCGATATTGTTGAACCGCGCCGTGACTTCATTGTCGGCAACGCACTCAAGGTTGCCAATCTGGACGTCTAA
- the recF gene encoding DNA replication/repair protein RecF (All proteins in this family for which functions are known are DNA-binding proteins that assist the filamentation of RecA onto DNA for the initiation of recombination or recombinational repair.), with product MQAGQQKQRGMPRLLKLTLSNFRNYERLVWSPDSSLLVLTGENGSGKTNLLEAVSLLSPGRGLRAAPLTQFGRMGATNWGISARIETEDEFLELGTGTQGGQERPRRVFLLNGRQIRGQEAWEDTLATVWITPQMDRLFSEGASGRRRFLDRLVMAVTPHHARELAAYDRAMTQRNKLLQTRFSEHSWLSGLEASMARHAVAVAAARQETVRQICHYAQNGLGAFPAAIATLECAVAQKLETSPALAVEDWLREKLADLREDDAARGRATFGTHRSDFLLEDLSSRQPAALASTGQQKSLLIGVVLAHARLVTDYRGQPPILLMDEPLVHLDAARRASLLEIVQDFRTTVLLTGTDQAPFAPLKQTAQFETLKNGAFLLSGS from the coding sequence ATGCAGGCAGGCCAGCAGAAGCAGCGTGGCATGCCCCGGCTTCTTAAACTTACGCTTTCCAATTTTCGCAATTACGAACGGCTTGTATGGTCTCCCGATTCAAGCCTGTTAGTACTAACGGGTGAAAACGGCAGCGGCAAAACCAATTTGCTTGAAGCGGTTTCTCTTCTCTCTCCGGGCAGAGGCCTGCGCGCGGCACCCCTTACACAATTCGGCCGCATGGGTGCAACCAACTGGGGCATTTCTGCGCGCATTGAAACTGAAGATGAGTTTCTTGAACTGGGCACCGGTACACAAGGGGGGCAGGAGAGGCCTCGCCGCGTTTTTTTACTAAATGGGCGGCAGATCCGGGGGCAGGAGGCGTGGGAAGATACCCTCGCCACTGTGTGGATCACCCCGCAGATGGACCGGTTGTTTAGTGAGGGCGCATCCGGCAGACGGCGCTTTCTGGACCGTCTGGTTATGGCAGTTACGCCCCACCATGCGCGAGAACTGGCAGCGTATGATCGCGCCATGACACAACGTAACAAACTGCTGCAAACACGCTTTTCCGAACACTCATGGCTATCCGGGCTAGAGGCATCCATGGCGCGGCATGCTGTGGCTGTTGCCGCGGCTCGGCAAGAGACCGTGCGCCAGATTTGCCATTACGCCCAAAATGGTCTGGGGGCTTTTCCTGCTGCCATTGCAACATTGGAATGCGCTGTAGCCCAAAAACTGGAAACATCTCCAGCACTGGCCGTAGAGGACTGGCTGCGCGAAAAACTCGCCGATCTGCGCGAAGATGATGCAGCACGTGGCCGGGCCACATTTGGCACGCATCGCAGTGATTTTCTGCTGGAAGATCTTTCGTCCAGACAACCCGCTGCACTAGCAAGCACCGGGCAGCAAAAATCCTTGCTTATTGGTGTTGTGCTGGCACATGCCCGGCTTGTAACGGATTATCGTGGGCAGCCCCCCATCTTGCTCATGGATGAACCTTTGGTGCATCTGGATGCCGCGCGCCGGGCCTCATTACTGGAAATTGTGCAGGATTTTCGCACAACCGTGTTGCTTACCGGCACAGATCAGGCGCCTTTTGCCCCCCTTAAGCAGACTGCCCAGTTTGAAACCCTGAAAAACGGAGCTTTTTTGCTCTCAGGGTCATAA
- the dnaN gene encoding DNA polymerase III subunit beta, which yields MKFSAERATLLKALAHIQSVAEKRNTIPILANVLIQAANGQLSLKATDMEIEVVEEVPAKITREGATTAPAAVLYEIVRKLPDGVDVELDQADSEGPLLLRAGRYATRLNVLSVDDFPSMGAGDFPHRFKLPATTLHSLIDRTRFAISTEETRYYLNGIFLHGTEVDGEPKLRAVATDGHRLARVEADLPAGAAGMPGVIVPRKTVAEVRKLIDEAPEEVEIALSETRIQFTAGPVTLTSKLIDGTFPEYERVIPRNNTRILRVGKKDFADAVARVAAISQERSRPVKLTLEPGLLTLSASSAEQGVAKEELDDNRISYDAEGLEIGFQARYLNDITDQVEKEVEFAFADSASPTIVRDVDSPSALYVLMPMRV from the coding sequence ATGAAGTTTTCGGCGGAACGCGCAACACTGCTTAAGGCGTTGGCCCATATCCAGAGTGTTGCGGAAAAGCGTAACACCATACCCATTCTAGCCAATGTTCTTATTCAGGCAGCTAACGGACAGCTCAGCCTGAAAGCCACAGATATGGAAATTGAAGTGGTTGAGGAAGTTCCCGCCAAAATCACGCGGGAAGGGGCCACAACGGCCCCCGCAGCTGTTTTGTACGAAATTGTGCGCAAGTTGCCCGATGGCGTGGATGTAGAACTGGATCAGGCCGATAGCGAAGGCCCACTTCTGCTGCGTGCCGGCCGCTATGCCACCCGCCTGAACGTGCTGAGCGTGGATGATTTTCCATCCATGGGGGCTGGGGATTTCCCGCATCGGTTCAAATTGCCTGCCACTACACTGCATTCGCTCATAGACCGCACACGGTTTGCCATCTCCACCGAAGAAACCCGCTATTACCTGAACGGTATCTTCCTGCATGGCACGGAAGTGGATGGAGAACCGAAACTGCGCGCCGTGGCGACTGACGGGCACCGTCTGGCCCGCGTAGAAGCTGACTTGCCTGCGGGTGCTGCCGGGATGCCGGGCGTTATTGTCCCGCGCAAAACAGTGGCCGAAGTGCGCAAGCTGATTGATGAAGCGCCGGAAGAAGTGGAAATTGCACTTTCTGAAACGCGCATCCAGTTCACGGCAGGGCCAGTTACACTCACATCCAAGCTGATTGACGGCACGTTCCCTGAATATGAACGCGTTATCCCACGCAACAACACACGCATTCTGCGGGTTGGTAAAAAAGACTTTGCCGATGCCGTGGCCCGTGTTGCTGCCATTAGTCAGGAACGTTCCCGTCCGGTAAAGCTAACGCTCGAGCCCGGCTTGCTTACTCTGTCTGCCAGCAGTGCCGAACAGGGGGTGGCCAAGGAAGAACTGGATGACAACCGCATTTCCTACGATGCAGAAGGGTTGGAAATCGGCTTTCAGGCCCGCTACCTCAACGACATCACAGATCAGGTAGAAAAAGAGGTGGAATTTGCGTTTGCTGATAGCGCATCCCCCACCATTGTGCGCGATGTAGATAGCCCATCCGCACTGTATGTTCTCATGCCGATGCGCGTGTGA
- the dnaA gene encoding chromosomal replication initiator protein DnaA, which yields MTIGVDDDESAFSRLEDGKGLEESWLRICARLKGEVGEVEYRTWLTKIALGPIDGDEITLLLPTRFLRDWVRSQYGDRLSELWNQEIPNIRRVELQVARAGDPAPIPLEDIPGASAATPAQEEATPAARTAPEVRSDLVTALDSRFTFDTFVVGKPNEFAYACARRVAEKPSSVGFNPLFLYGGVGLGKTHLMHAIGAELIQSGNVSVAYMSAEKFMYRFIAAIRSQSTIEFKEQLRSVDVLMIDDLQFLIGKDNTQEEFFHTFNALVDAGRQIVVSADKSPSDLSGLEDRLRTRLGCGMVADIHATTFELRISILESKAAASGVVVPGKVLEFLAHKITSNVRELEGALNRLIAHANLFGRPVTLEATQEVLHDILKAHDRRVTIEEIQKKVAEHWNIRLTDMSSARRARNVARPRQVAMYLAKQLTSRSLPEIGRKFGNRDHTTVMHAVNRVTELMGLDAAFAEDVELLRRMLES from the coding sequence ATGACAATCGGAGTGGACGATGACGAAAGCGCCTTTTCCCGGCTTGAAGACGGCAAGGGGCTTGAGGAATCGTGGCTGCGTATCTGCGCCCGCCTGAAGGGCGAAGTTGGCGAAGTTGAATACCGCACCTGGCTGACCAAAATTGCGCTGGGCCCGATTGATGGCGATGAAATCACCCTGCTTTTACCCACACGCTTTTTGCGCGATTGGGTGCGAAGCCAGTATGGTGACCGCCTGAGTGAACTGTGGAACCAGGAAATACCCAATATCCGCCGGGTAGAGTTGCAGGTTGCCCGCGCTGGTGATCCTGCCCCCATACCGTTGGAAGATATTCCCGGCGCCAGTGCAGCAACACCCGCGCAGGAAGAGGCAACCCCAGCAGCACGCACCGCGCCAGAAGTGCGGAGTGATTTGGTAACCGCGCTGGATAGCCGCTTTACGTTTGATACGTTCGTGGTGGGCAAGCCAAACGAATTTGCTTATGCCTGCGCCCGCCGTGTTGCAGAAAAGCCCTCCAGCGTTGGGTTTAACCCGCTGTTTCTTTATGGCGGCGTTGGGCTGGGTAAAACGCACCTGATGCACGCCATCGGGGCCGAGCTGATCCAGAGCGGCAACGTGTCTGTGGCCTACATGTCTGCCGAAAAGTTCATGTATCGGTTTATTGCGGCCATTCGCTCTCAGTCCACCATCGAGTTCAAGGAACAACTGCGCTCCGTTGATGTGTTGATGATTGACGATCTGCAGTTCCTGATCGGCAAGGACAACACGCAGGAAGAGTTTTTCCATACCTTTAATGCGCTGGTGGATGCCGGGCGGCAGATTGTGGTTTCGGCTGATAAATCTCCATCCGATCTATCGGGACTGGAAGATCGGCTGCGCACGCGTTTGGGCTGCGGCATGGTGGCAGATATTCACGCCACTACGTTTGAATTGCGTATTTCCATTCTGGAATCAAAAGCTGCTGCGTCTGGCGTTGTGGTGCCCGGTAAGGTTCTGGAGTTTCTGGCGCACAAAATCACGTCCAACGTGCGTGAACTGGAAGGCGCGCTTAACCGCCTGATTGCTCATGCCAACCTGTTTGGGCGCCCCGTTACGCTGGAAGCTACGCAGGAAGTGCTGCACGATATCCTTAAGGCACACGACCGGCGTGTGACGATTGAGGAAATCCAGAAAAAAGTGGCAGAGCACTGGAATATCCGCCTCACAGACATGTCATCCGCCCGTAGGGCGCGCAATGTTGCGCGGCCCCGGCAGGTTGCCATGTATCTGGCCAAGCAGCTTACAAGCCGCTCGCTGCCAGAAATTGGGCGCAAGTTCGGTAATCGTGACCACACAACCGTTATGCATGCGGTAAATCGCGTTACGGAACTTATGGGGCTGGATGCAGCTTTTGCAGAAGATGTGGAACTCCTACGGCGGATGCTGGAAAGCTGA
- the rpsT gene encoding 30S ribosomal protein S20, with product MANIASARKRIRQTAKRTARNTARKSRMRTFIKKVETAVEAGDHGAAREALRLAQPEIQRAATKGVIHHNTVARKISRLSARVKALAPA from the coding sequence ATGGCGAATATCGCTTCGGCGCGTAAGCGCATCCGGCAGACCGCGAAGCGGACTGCTCGTAACACCGCCCGCAAATCCCGCATGCGTACTTTCATCAAGAAAGTAGAAACCGCAGTTGAAGCTGGTGATCATGGCGCTGCGCGCGAAGCACTGCGCCTTGCTCAGCCAGAAATCCAGCGTGCGGCCACCAAGGGCGTTATCCACCACAACACTGTGGCCCGCAAGATTTCCCGCCTGTCTGCCCGTGTGAAAGCACTGGCTCCGGCCTGA
- the mutM gene encoding bifunctional DNA-formamidopyrimidine glycosylase/DNA-(apurinic or apyrimidinic site) lyase: protein MPELPEVETVMRGMQIALQNGTIQEAIVRRHDLRWRIPADFSQTIKGRRIEGFRRRGKYILMRLSGGMSIIWHLGMSGRVLLDSPTEPLRHEHVVLILQDGKRCGYIDPRRFGMLDLVPTDQEETYPLLAGMGPEPLEPDFTPQTLLAASKNRRMPIKPFLLDQKVVAGLGNIYVCEALFRAGIAPTMPACNLTSPKARKLVQAIRDVLEEAIEAGGSSLKDYVRPEGGLGYFQHAWRVYGQTGKPCPNCPGAPACSGVQQITQAGRSTFFCPQRQKNG, encoded by the coding sequence ATGCCGGAACTCCCTGAAGTAGAAACCGTAATGCGCGGGATGCAGATTGCCCTGCAAAACGGTACCATCCAAGAAGCAATTGTGCGCCGTCACGACCTGAGATGGCGGATTCCTGCCGATTTCTCACAAACAATCAAAGGCCGCCGGATAGAAGGCTTTCGTCGCCGGGGCAAATATATTCTTATGCGCCTGTCTGGTGGAATGTCCATAATCTGGCATTTGGGCATGTCTGGGCGCGTGCTTCTCGATTCTCCAACCGAGCCGTTACGGCATGAGCACGTCGTGCTGATTCTGCAGGACGGGAAGCGCTGCGGGTATATAGATCCGCGCCGGTTTGGAATGCTGGATCTGGTGCCCACCGATCAGGAAGAGACCTACCCATTGCTGGCAGGTATGGGGCCTGAGCCACTTGAGCCTGATTTTACCCCCCAAACTTTATTGGCTGCCAGCAAGAACAGGCGGATGCCTATCAAACCTTTTCTGCTTGACCAGAAGGTTGTGGCGGGGTTGGGCAATATTTATGTGTGCGAGGCCTTGTTTCGGGCTGGCATTGCTCCAACCATGCCAGCTTGCAATCTTACCTCCCCCAAAGCCCGCAAGTTGGTGCAGGCCATACGGGATGTGCTGGAAGAGGCCATAGAAGCGGGAGGTTCCAGCCTGAAGGATTATGTGCGCCCAGAAGGCGGGCTCGGATACTTCCAGCACGCATGGCGGGTATATGGGCAAACGGGCAAACCATGCCCCAATTGCCCCGGCGCGCCCGCATGCTCTGGCGTGCAGCAGATAACACAGGCCGGACGATCCACATTTTTTTGTCCCCAAAGGCAGAAAAACGGGTAA
- a CDS encoding class I SAM-dependent methyltransferase, whose protein sequence is MTDNSFTPSPASSDATVEETDFGFRSVRKEEKKNLVRDVFDSVAGKYDVMNDIMSLGIHRVWKRIFVTELGPQPGMSLLDLAGGTGDITFGWLKGGGGSAIMTDINSSMLSVGRDRAIDRGFVSDLSFCVVDAEAIPLRDMSVDRVSIAFGLRNCTDKMAVLREARRVLKPGGRFLCLEFSRVQVAALAPIYDAWSFKVLPAMGNLIAKDRDSYQYLAESIRTFPDQDTLADMFREAGFSHVRYQSLSGGIAAIHSGWRV, encoded by the coding sequence ATGACCGACAACAGCTTTACGCCCTCCCCCGCTTCTTCTGACGCAACAGTGGAAGAAACGGATTTCGGCTTCCGTTCCGTAAGGAAGGAAGAAAAGAAAAACCTTGTTCGTGACGTGTTCGATAGCGTCGCCGGCAAGTATGACGTGATGAATGACATCATGTCCCTTGGCATCCATCGGGTATGGAAGCGTATTTTTGTAACAGAGCTTGGCCCGCAGCCCGGCATGTCTTTGTTGGATCTGGCCGGTGGCACGGGTGATATCACCTTTGGCTGGCTGAAGGGTGGCGGTGGTTCCGCTATCATGACCGACATCAACAGCAGCATGCTGTCTGTTGGGCGGGACCGGGCCATTGATCGTGGTTTTGTCTCTGACCTGTCTTTTTGCGTTGTGGATGCAGAAGCCATTCCACTGCGTGATATGTCAGTAGATCGGGTTTCCATCGCTTTTGGCCTGCGCAACTGCACAGATAAAATGGCCGTGCTGCGTGAAGCGCGGCGTGTACTCAAGCCCGGTGGGCGTTTTCTGTGTCTCGAATTTTCCCGCGTTCAGGTGGCAGCTCTGGCCCCTATTTATGATGCGTGGTCTTTCAAGGTATTGCCTGCCATGGGCAACCTGATTGCCAAGGACCGTGATAGCTACCAGTATCTGGCAGAAAGCATCCGCACTTTCCCAGATCAGGACACTCTGGCGGATATGTTCCGTGAGGCCGGGTTCTCTCATGTGCGGTATCAGTCCCTTTCCGGCGGTATTGCGGCCATTCATTCCGGCTGGCGCGTGTAA
- the coaBC gene encoding bifunctional phosphopantothenoylcysteine decarboxylase/phosphopantothenate--cysteine ligase CoaBC, whose product MDVALPPRSILLIVGGSIAAFKAPELVRLLKGAGMQVRCVLTEGGGQFVTPLTLQALTEEPVYTDLFSLTAEQEMGHIALSRWADLVLVCPASANLLARMAAGLADDLASTLLLATDAPVMAVPAMNVRMWEHAATQDNVATLQQRGVHIVPPAIGPMACGEFGAGRMPEPADILDAVLAFFRHQQQQDGPLVDKSVLVTAGPTHEPLDPVRYLANRSSGKQGYAIAAALADLGATVTLVSGPTTLRAPAGVTCVPCETACQMLECVKAAAPFDAAVCTAAVADWRPEVQAGQKIKKISRDDVPAPIRLVPNPDILAEISAPSPQRPALVVGFAAETEKVEEHATAKRQRKGCDWIVANDVSAGTGIMGGDSNQVVLITAQGSERWPHMPKEEVAQRLASRMADWFTES is encoded by the coding sequence ATGGATGTGGCTTTGCCTCCCCGTTCCATTCTGCTCATTGTGGGCGGCAGTATTGCCGCCTTCAAGGCGCCGGAGCTGGTGCGCCTGCTTAAAGGTGCGGGCATGCAGGTGCGCTGCGTGTTAACGGAAGGGGGAGGCCAGTTTGTAACTCCACTTACCCTGCAAGCGTTAACTGAGGAGCCGGTTTATACAGACCTCTTTTCGTTAACAGCTGAGCAGGAAATGGGGCATATCGCGCTTTCCCGCTGGGCAGATCTGGTTCTTGTTTGTCCTGCGTCTGCCAATTTGTTGGCACGCATGGCAGCAGGTCTGGCGGATGATCTGGCCAGCACGCTTTTATTGGCCACAGATGCGCCTGTCATGGCTGTTCCCGCCATGAATGTGAGAATGTGGGAACACGCTGCCACGCAGGATAATGTGGCCACGTTGCAGCAGCGCGGTGTGCATATTGTGCCACCAGCTATTGGCCCCATGGCTTGCGGTGAGTTTGGTGCAGGCCGTATGCCCGAACCTGCCGATATATTGGATGCCGTGTTGGCCTTTTTTCGCCATCAGCAACAGCAGGATGGCCCTTTGGTGGATAAATCTGTTCTGGTAACGGCAGGCCCCACGCATGAACCGCTGGATCCTGTACGGTATCTAGCCAACAGGTCATCCGGTAAGCAGGGCTATGCCATTGCGGCAGCGTTGGCAGACCTTGGGGCAACAGTTACGCTGGTAAGTGGCCCAACTACGCTACGCGCTCCTGCCGGTGTGACGTGTGTTCCGTGCGAAACGGCCTGCCAGATGCTGGAATGTGTGAAGGCCGCCGCTCCGTTTGATGCAGCAGTTTGCACCGCAGCGGTAGCAGATTGGCGGCCTGAGGTGCAGGCTGGGCAAAAAATCAAAAAAATCAGCCGGGATGATGTGCCCGCCCCTATTCGGCTGGTGCCTAACCCAGATATTCTGGCCGAAATTTCAGCCCCCAGCCCACAGCGGCCAGCGCTTGTTGTGGGGTTTGCGGCTGAAACGGAAAAGGTTGAAGAACACGCAACCGCCAAGCGCCAGCGCAAGGGATGTGACTGGATTGTTGCAAACGATGTAAGTGCTGGCACAGGCATTATGGGGGGTGATAGTAATCAGGTTGTTCTGATAACCGCCCAAGGGAGCGAGCGCTGGCCACACATGCCCAAGGAAGAAGTTGCACAAAGGCTTGCTTCCCGCATGGCAGATTGGTTTACAGAATCCTGA